One region of Chlorobiota bacterium genomic DNA includes:
- a CDS encoding NADH:flavin oxidoreductase, protein MIFEPFQLKNLQFKHRILRSSIGGRTSFYDGTVTSAFKNFEKRFAQHDLAGIISATISVNDKRTSPLEYPKLSDDRFIKPLAAAIKAVQQYDCRYIVQIGDTGGHTHTSLFPQQEDSQSSSSVFDLFYGYRTLQAAMTIEEIEATVENFVEAARRVQEAGADGLEITASKGYIIQQFLNPGINRRKDAYGGSIDKRFKILEEIVRAVRRKIGDDFPLGIRMSAADHNYLPLNIRLPIRFPLKHWYFGNTINENLYFAKKLKTLGVDYLHIDKGYGFINPKGNPGSFPVQEMKMFYNSNRHLSGKAWWRAVFFNSIPNFLLRPIANIGWHDTPAVSADDAKRFREEVGLPVIANGGFQERSIIEETLSAGKADLIAMARPLLANVDLVEQFRRGINRPENPCTHCNRCPIRTANSPLGCYDPTRFATTDEMEAQIMRWSASSDEQEMEEV, encoded by the coding sequence ATGATTTTTGAACCGTTCCAACTGAAAAATCTTCAGTTTAAGCATCGAATTCTCCGTTCATCCATCGGTGGGCGGACTTCGTTTTATGATGGGACAGTGACATCGGCGTTCAAGAATTTTGAGAAACGGTTTGCGCAGCACGACCTTGCCGGAATAATCTCCGCCACCATCAGCGTGAACGATAAGCGAACCTCGCCGCTGGAATATCCAAAGCTGAGCGATGACCGATTTATAAAGCCGCTGGCCGCAGCAATCAAAGCGGTGCAGCAGTACGATTGCCGGTATATCGTGCAAATTGGCGACACCGGAGGGCACACCCACACCAGCTTGTTCCCGCAGCAGGAAGATTCGCAGTCGTCATCTTCCGTCTTCGATCTGTTCTACGGCTACCGCACGCTTCAGGCCGCCATGACGATTGAGGAAATTGAGGCCACGGTGGAGAATTTTGTCGAAGCAGCGCGCCGGGTTCAGGAAGCGGGGGCGGATGGCTTGGAGATCACCGCTTCCAAGGGGTATATCATCCAGCAATTTCTCAATCCCGGAATTAATCGAAGAAAGGATGCCTACGGAGGTTCGATAGATAAACGGTTCAAGATATTGGAAGAAATTGTGCGGGCGGTAAGAAGGAAAATTGGAGATGATTTTCCGTTGGGAATTCGGATGTCGGCAGCTGACCACAATTATCTCCCGTTAAATATCCGCTTGCCAATTCGGTTCCCGCTGAAGCATTGGTATTTTGGGAACACGATTAACGAGAATCTCTATTTCGCAAAAAAACTAAAAACGCTTGGTGTGGATTATCTCCATATTGACAAAGGGTATGGATTTATCAACCCGAAAGGAAACCCGGGGTCATTTCCGGTTCAAGAGATGAAGATGTTCTATAATTCCAATCGTCATCTTTCTGGAAAGGCATGGTGGCGTGCGGTGTTTTTTAATTCCATCCCAAATTTTTTGCTGAGGCCGATTGCAAATATTGGCTGGCACGACACGCCAGCAGTTTCGGCGGACGATGCAAAGCGATTTCGGGAAGAAGTTGGGTTGCCGGTGATTGCCAACGGGGGATTTCAGGAGCGGTCAATTATTGAAGAAACATTATCGGCGGGGAAAGCTGATTTAATTGCAATGGCACGCCCGCTTCTGGCAAACGTTGACCTTGTGGAGCAGTTCCGCCGGGGGATTAACCGCCCGGAAAACCCTTGCACCCACTGCAACCGCTGCCCAATCCGCACGGCAAATTCCCCGCTTGGCTGCTACGACCCCACGCGGTTCGCCACAACCGATGAAATGGAAGCGCAGATTATGCGATGGAGCGCAAGCTCCGACGAGCAAGAGATGGAGGAGGTGTGA
- a CDS encoding YtxH domain-containing protein: MSDYSNGETTGFAKGLLIGMLTGGAVGAALALLFAPKTGRELRSDIQYKTNQYKDKAGELVVAASERAQQIMNEGRKRAETLVDDARERASTLMSDAERIVNDARAKATNTGSKAAGEVRASAGKLADAVKAGTDAFKEELRNPSAS; encoded by the coding sequence ATGTCGGATTACTCAAATGGCGAAACCACAGGATTTGCAAAAGGGCTGCTTATTGGGATGCTGACCGGCGGCGCGGTTGGCGCGGCGTTAGCGTTGTTGTTCGCCCCAAAAACCGGGCGTGAGCTGCGTTCGGATATCCAGTACAAGACCAACCAGTACAAGGATAAAGCGGGGGAGCTTGTGGTGGCCGCTTCGGAGCGCGCCCAGCAGATTATGAACGAAGGGCGCAAACGTGCCGAGACGCTTGTTGACGACGCTCGCGAGCGCGCCAGCACCTTGATGAGCGATGCCGAGCGGATTGTGAACGATGCCCGTGCAAAAGCCACCAACACCGGCAGCAAAGCCGCCGGCGAGGTTCGCGCCTCGGCCGGAAAACTTGCCGATGCGGTCAAAGCCGGGACCGATGCTTTCAAAGAGGAGCTTCGGAATCCGTCCGCTTCGTAA